One region of Vitis vinifera cultivar Pinot Noir 40024 chromosome 1, ASM3070453v1 genomic DNA includes:
- the LOC100252245 gene encoding nuclear transport factor 2B — protein sequence MDPDAVAKAFVEHYYSTFDANRANLANLYQESSMLTFEGQKIQGSPNIVAKLTSLPFQQCQHSITTVDCQPSGPAGGMLVFVSGNLQLAGEQHALKFSQMFHLMPTPQGSFYVLNDIFRLNYA from the exons ATGGATCCAGACGCCGTAGCAAAGGCCTTCGTGGAGCACTACTACTCCACCTTCGATGCCAATCGTGCCAACCTCGCTAACTTATATCAGGAGTCATCGATGTTGACTTTCGAAGGTCAGAAGATCCAAGGGTCACCTAACATCGTCGCTAAGCTCACCAGTCTTCCCTTCCAGCAGTGCCAGCACAGCATCACCACCGTCGATTGCCAGCCTTCCGGGCCCGCCGGTGGTATGCTCGTCTTCGTCTCCGGCAACCTCCAGCTGGCCGGCGAACAGCACGCCCTCAAGTTCAGCCAG aTGTTCCATCTGATGCCAACACCACAGGGAAGCTTTTACGTGTTGAATGACATATTCCGCTTGAATTATGCATGA
- the LOC100245446 gene encoding uncharacterized protein LOC100245446 — MDNVELLQLAIRRLADEKKNGRASVADDDLLSRLIFQLESLKEDGAIKQPKSSVEPNELHSPAVGEMEVKSMATNEVDAGSAEIGTEEIIKELKKVERQNSITHWLLSTMIVLILGWQLSEFSLILKVKEGLNHPFRSFGNLVIGLLKGPDNNGQDAEKQSSSTKKPQIETPPLPLRIPELPHVDLPVLGLNGEGD; from the exons ATGGACAACGTGGAGCTCTTACAGCTCGCCATCCGCCGGCTCGCCGATGAAAAGAAAAACGGCCGAGCCTCCGTCGCCGACGATGATCTCCTCTCCAGATTGATTTTTCAG TTGGAATCACTGAAAGAGGATGGTGCAATCAAACAACCCAAATCATCTGTTGAACCGAACGAGCTACATTCGCCTGCTGTTGGTGAAATGGAGGTGAAGAGTATGGCTACGAATGAGGTGGATGCTGGTAGTGCTGAAATAGGAACTGAAGAAATCATCAAAGAGCTAAAGAAGGTGGAGAGGCAGAATTCCATAACTCACTGGCTTCTTTCGACCATGATTGTCCTCATTCTTGGCTGGCAATTGTCGGAGTTCTCCCTCATTTTGAAAGTTAAAGAAGGATTAAACCATCCATTTAGATCCTTTGGGAATTTGGTTATAGGGTTGCTAAAAGGCCCAGATAACAATGGCCAGGATGCTGAAAAACAATCCTCATCGACAAAGAAACCCCAGATTGAAACACCTCCACTCCCTCTCAGAATTCCAGAGCTCCCCCATGTGGATTTGCCAGTACTGGGGTTGAATGGTGAGGGAGACTAA
- the LOC100250573 gene encoding LRR receptor-like serine/threonine-protein kinase GSO1, protein MNDLYANPPQMLNHVRNVIAARTVNCYGSIAALCSSHSFLLSFDVTNNAFDGQIPRELGFSPSLQRLRLGINHFTGAILRTLGEIYQLSLVDFSGNSLTGSVPAELSLCKKLTHIDLNNNFLSGPIPSWLGSLPNLGELKLSFTLFSGPLPHELFKCSNLLVLSLDNNLLNGTLPLETGNLASLNVLNLNQNQFYGPIPPAIGNLSKLYELRLSRNSFNGEIPIELRELQNLRSVLDLSYNNLTGEIPPSIGTLSKLEALDLSHNQLGEILFQVGAMSSLGKLNFSYNNLEGKLDKEFLHWPAETFMGNLRLCGGPLGRCNSEESSHHNSGLKLSSVVIISAFSTIAAIVLLMIGVALFLKGKRESLNEVKCVYSSSSSIVHRRPLLPNAAGKRDFKWGDIMQATNNLSDNFIIGSGGSGTIYKAELSSEETVAVKKILRKDDLLLNKSFEREIRTLERVRHRHLAKLLGCCVNKEAGFNLLVYEYMENGSLWDWLHPESVSSKKRKSLDWEARLRVAAGLAKGVEYLHHDCVLRIIHRDIKSSNVLLDSNMEAHLGDFELAKTLVENHNSFNTDSNSWFAGSYGYIAPEYAYSLKATEKSDVYSMGIVLVELVSGKMPTDEIFGTDKMVRWVESHIEMGESSRTELIDSALKPILPDEECAAFGVLEIAPQCTKTTPAERPSSRQVCDSLVHLSNNRNRMVGCYKNPH, encoded by the exons ATGAATGATCTATATGCTAATCCGCCTCAAATGCTGAATCATGTCCGAAATGTGATTGCTGCAAGAACAG TAAATTGCTATGGTAGCATTGCTGCATTGTGTAGCTCTCattcctttcttctttcttttgatgtcACAAACAACGCATTTGATGGCCAGATTCCAAGAGAGTTGGGATTttcaccttctcttcaaaggcTTCGGCTAGGGATCAACCATTTCACAGGGGCAATCCTCAGGACCCTGGGAGAAATCTACCAACTTTCACTTGTGGATTTCTCAGGCAATTCGCTCACTGGATCAGTACCAGCTGAGCTTTCATTGTGCAAGAAACTGACCCATATTGATCTCAATAACAACTTTCTTTCTGGGCCAATCCCATCCTGGCTTGGAAGTTTGCCCAATTTAGGAGAGCTCAAACTCTCCTTCACTTTATTTTCTGGGCCCCTTCCTCACGAACTATTTAAGTGCTCCAATCTGCTGGTTCTTTCACTTGATAACAATCTCCTTAATGGGACTCTGCCTCTGGAAACCGGTAATCTTGCATCCCTTAATGTTCTCAACCTCAACCAAAACCAATTTTATGGACCAATTCCTCCTGCCATAGGTAACTTAAGCAAGCTTTATGAACTTCGTCTCTCAAGAAACAGCTTTAATGGTGAAATACCTATTGAGCTTAGAGAACTCCAGAATCTTCGAAGTGTTTTAGACCTCAGTTACAACAATCTTACTGGGGAAATCCCACCTTCTATTGGAACACTGTCCAAACTGGAGGCGCTTGATCTATCTCACAATCAACTTGGTGAAATCCTATTCCAAGTGGGTGCGATGAGTAGCTTGGGCAAGCTTAACTTCTCCTATAACAACCTTGAGGGCAAATTGGACAAGGAATTCTTGCACTGGCCAGCAGAGACGTTCATGGGAAACCTGCGTCTTTGTGGAGGGCCTCTCGGCCGCTGCAACAGTGAGGAATCCAGTCATCATAACTCAGGCCTAAAGTTATCATCTGTGGTGATAATATCAGCATTTTCAACCATTGCTGCAATTGTTCTACTGATGATTGGAGTTGCCCTGTTTCTTAAAGGCAAGCGGGAGTCCCTCAACGAAGTGAAGTGTGTTTACTCTTCCAGTTCTTCCATAGTACACCGAAGACCACTCCTCCCCAACGCTGCTGGGAAGCGAGATTTCAAATGGGGAGACATTATGCAAGCTACAAACAATCTGAGTGACAATTTTATAATTGGCTCAGGAGGGTCTGGAACGATCTACAAGGCTGAGTTATCCAGTGAAGAAACAGTGGCAGTGAAGAAGATACTGAGGAAAGATGATCTCCTGCTGAATAAAAGCTTTGAAAGAGAAATTAGGACCCTGGAAAGGGTTAGGCATAGGCACCTAGCAAAGTTGCTGGGTTGTTGTGTCAACAAAGAAGCAGGCTTTAATCTGTTGGTATACGAGTACATGGAGAATGGAAGCTTATGGGATTGGCTGCACCCAGAATCAGTGAGTAGCAAGAAAAGGAAGAGCCTTGACTGGGAGGCGAGGTTAAGGGTTGCAGCGGGATTAGCTAAGGGAGTGGAGTATCTCCACCATGACTGTGTCCTCAGGATCATTCACAGGGACATCAAGTCCAGCAATGTGTTGCTTGACTCTAATATGGAGGCACATTTGGGGGATTTTGAGCTGGCAAAGACTCTGGTTGAGAATCACAACTCCTTCAACACCGACTCAAACTCATGGTTCGCTGGGTCTTACGGTTATATTGCTCCAG AATATGCTTATTCATTGAAGGCAACGGAGAAGAGTGATGTTTATAGTATGGGTATCGTGCTGGTTGAGCTAGTGAGTGGAAAGATGCCAACAGACGAAATTTTTGGGACGGATAAAATGGTGAGGTGGGTTGAGTCGCACATTGAAATGGGAGAATCGAGCCGAACGGAGTTGATTGATTCAGCATTGAAGCCAATTCTACCAGATGAAGAATGCGCAGCATTCGGAGTGCTTGAGATCGCACCGCAATGCACAAAAACTACCCCAGCAGAAAGGCCGTCTTCTCGCCAAGTTTGCGATTCCCTAGTCCATTTGTCCAACAATAGAAATAGAATGGTGGGCTGCTATAAGAACCCCCATTGA
- the LOC100257379 gene encoding uncharacterized protein LOC100257379 translates to MPLSATVVGAVLGLSVQLHSNALRKLPLMRHPWEHVLAIGIGAVFGNQLVKWEAKVEEDLDKLLEKAKAANERRYIDADED, encoded by the exons ATGCCTCTCAGTGCAACGGTGGTTGGGGCCGTGTTGGGACTCTCAGTCCAGTTGCACTCCAATGCTCTTCGGAAACTCCCTCTCATGAGGC ATCCATGGGAGCACGTGTTGGCGATTGGAATTGGGGCTGTTTTTGGGAATCAGTTGGTCAAATGGGAGGCTAAGGTTGAAGAAGATCTCGATAAGTTGCTCGAAAAGGCCAAAGCCGCCAATGAGCGCCGTTATATTG ATGCTGACGAAGATTAG